From Osmerus eperlanus chromosome 28, fOsmEpe2.1, whole genome shotgun sequence, the proteins below share one genomic window:
- the ciz1b gene encoding cdkn1a interacting zinc finger protein 1b isoform X5, protein MFNHYQQQKHPRAQPQQRNHGGSRPYPVRISGPRGCVCRPVNSLPLPRAPPNLLTHPLHLHTHPLMQGVEVRYQGRGPPGVLLSYITTEEERDDVEASLTPGPGLAPQHGQGKRPRMNGSEQPCRAVGGEQGNDAQVLTEEVGPGGGGCAGVEPTDALGDLSSQECSEQKPPAEGVGSSLKVTIQRSSESRAFSTGLEEASDTAPPSGQEGNSAAADRHYCHLCRTSCHSQQGFQSHMSSESHQQRGMEVQNQSSARLDGLLPHTHPPLQGSQADGVRGQGVQRWCATCQSPYRGDLILHRRTPEHKLCKQSSRPFCPACNRPFRTPRRFVEHMKSPEHKRQLEQLRQEAEPDVLEEELITLDAVGCFEGEQNYRRETRGEEEEKEKEKEEANREEESRKQGESRKEEEGTGESRIEIREQEIQEEEEENQEEEIQEEEEIQAEEEENQEEEEVDIQAEEEENQEEEEVEIQEDKMSVGGLKDSQEETINDSSFVVPVSGFLCRLCHKFFYLDSRARLSHCRSPAHLHNVQRYNSLRRSRSSAGEDVETHTNLPPDQV, encoded by the exons ATGTTTAACCATTACCAGCAACAAAAACATCCACGAGCACAGCCACAGCAAAGAAACCATGGAGGGAGTCG ACCCTACCCAGTGCGAATCTCTGGTCCTCGAGGCTGTGTCTGCCGCCCTGTCaactccctgcccctgcctcggGCTCCACCAAACCTCCtgacacaccccctccacctccacacgcACCCCCTGATGCAAGGTGTTGAGGTCAGGTACCAGGGCAGAG gTCCTCCTGGTGTGCTGCTGAGCTAcatcaccacagaagaagagagggatgacgtCGAGGCCTCTCTCACGCCAGGACCAGGGTTAGCACCCCAGCACGGCCAAGGTAAGAGGCCGAGGATGAACGG ATCAGAGCAGCCTTGTAGGGCTGTTGGTGGTGAGCAGGGAAATGATGCCCAGGTGCTAACAGAGGAGGTGGGGCCTGGAG GTGGAGGATGTGCAGGTGTTGAACCCACAGACGCCCTTGGAGATCTCTCATCACAGGAGTGCAGTGAGCAGAAgccaccagcagag ggggtgGGCTCGTCCCTGAAGGTCACCATCCAGAGGAGCAGTGAGAGTCGAGCGTTCAGCactgggctggaggaggccagcGACACGGCGCCTCCCTCAGGACAGGAGGGGAACAGCGCTGCTGCTGACAGACACTACTGCCACCTGTGTAGAACTTCCTGCCACAGCCAGCAG gggtTCCAGAGTCACATGAGCAGTGAGAGTCACCAGCAGCGAGGGATGGAGGTGCAGAACCAGAGCTCAGCCCGGCTGGACGGCCTgctgccccacacacaccctccactgcAGGGGAGCCAGGCTGATGG ggtcaggggtcaaggcgTGCAGCGGTGGTGTGCCACCTGCCAGTCCCCCTACAGGGGCGACCTCATCCTCCACCGTCGGACCCCGGAGCACAAG CTGTGTAAGCAGTCGTCACGGCCGTTCTGCCCGGCGTGTAACCGCCCCTTCCGGACGCCGCGGCGCTTCGTGGAACACATGAAGTCACCGGAACACAAACGCCAGCTGGAGCAG ctgcGTCAAGAGGCGGAGCCTGatgtcctggaggaggagcttaTCACGCTGGATGCGGTGGGTTGCTTCGAGGGGGAGCAGAACTAccggagggagaccaggggggaggaggaggagaaggagaaggagaaggaggaggcaaacagggaggaggagagcaggaagcagggggagtccaggaaggaagaggaggggacaggggagagcaGGATCGAGATTAGGGAGCAGGAGatccaagaggaggaggaggagaaccaggaggaggagatccaagaagaggaggagatccaagcggaggaggaggagaaccaggaggaggaggaagtggatatccaagcggaagaggaggagaaccaggaggaggaggaagtggagatcCAAGAGGACAAAATG tcagtAGGAGGCCTGAAGGATTCTCAGGAGGAGACAATCAATG acTCCAGCTTTGTGGTTCCTGTGTCAGGTTTCCTCTGCAGACTCTGTCACAAGTTCTTCTATCTGGATTCCAGAGCCAGACTTTCTCACTGCAGATCCCCAGCTCACCTTCACAATGTCCAg AGGTATAACTCTCTGAGGAGATCAAGGAGCTCAGCTGGAGAAGATGTAGAAACACACACTAATCTGCCCCCAGACCAG GTCTAA
- the ciz1b gene encoding cdkn1a interacting zinc finger protein 1b isoform X3 has protein sequence MFNHYQQQKHPRAQPQQRNHGGSRPYPVRISGPRGCVCRPVNSLPLPRAPPNLLTHPLHLHTHPLMQGVEVRYQGRGPPGVLLSYITTEEERDDVEASLTPGPGSEQPCRAVGGEQGNDAQVLTEEVGPGGGGCAGVEPTDALGDLSSQECSEQKPPAEGVGSSLKVTIQRSSESRAFSTGLEEASDTAPPSGQEGNSAAADRHYCHLCRTSCHSQQGFQSHMSSESHQQRGMEVQNQSSARLDGLLPHTHPPLQGSQADGVRGQGVQRWCATCQSPYRGDLILHRRTPEHKLCKQSSRPFCPACNRPFRTPRRFVEHMKSPEHKRQLEQLRQEAEPDVLEEELITLDAVGCFEGEQNYRRETRGEEEEKEKEKEEANREEESRKQGESRKEEEGTGESRIEIREQEIQEEEEENQEEEIQEEEEIQAEEEENQEEEEVDIQAEEEENQEEEEVEIQEDKMSVGGLKDSQEETINDSSFVVPVSGFLCRLCHKFFYLDSRARLSHCRSPAHLHNVQRYNSLRRSRSSAGEDVETHTNLPPDQVPRPGLICPQTRSNLPPDQLDWDHTAPTSPGTGSWVISVTMVPHQKGLQTVPAVRTPQRSSGL, from the exons ATGTTTAACCATTACCAGCAACAAAAACATCCACGAGCACAGCCACAGCAAAGAAACCATGGAGGGAGTCG ACCCTACCCAGTGCGAATCTCTGGTCCTCGAGGCTGTGTCTGCCGCCCTGTCaactccctgcccctgcctcggGCTCCACCAAACCTCCtgacacaccccctccacctccacacgcACCCCCTGATGCAAGGTGTTGAGGTCAGGTACCAGGGCAGAG gTCCTCCTGGTGTGCTGCTGAGCTAcatcaccacagaagaagagagggatgacgtCGAGGCCTCTCTCACGCCAGGACCAGG ATCAGAGCAGCCTTGTAGGGCTGTTGGTGGTGAGCAGGGAAATGATGCCCAGGTGCTAACAGAGGAGGTGGGGCCTGGAG GTGGAGGATGTGCAGGTGTTGAACCCACAGACGCCCTTGGAGATCTCTCATCACAGGAGTGCAGTGAGCAGAAgccaccagcagag ggggtgGGCTCGTCCCTGAAGGTCACCATCCAGAGGAGCAGTGAGAGTCGAGCGTTCAGCactgggctggaggaggccagcGACACGGCGCCTCCCTCAGGACAGGAGGGGAACAGCGCTGCTGCTGACAGACACTACTGCCACCTGTGTAGAACTTCCTGCCACAGCCAGCAG gggtTCCAGAGTCACATGAGCAGTGAGAGTCACCAGCAGCGAGGGATGGAGGTGCAGAACCAGAGCTCAGCCCGGCTGGACGGCCTgctgccccacacacaccctccactgcAGGGGAGCCAGGCTGATGG ggtcaggggtcaaggcgTGCAGCGGTGGTGTGCCACCTGCCAGTCCCCCTACAGGGGCGACCTCATCCTCCACCGTCGGACCCCGGAGCACAAG CTGTGTAAGCAGTCGTCACGGCCGTTCTGCCCGGCGTGTAACCGCCCCTTCCGGACGCCGCGGCGCTTCGTGGAACACATGAAGTCACCGGAACACAAACGCCAGCTGGAGCAG ctgcGTCAAGAGGCGGAGCCTGatgtcctggaggaggagcttaTCACGCTGGATGCGGTGGGTTGCTTCGAGGGGGAGCAGAACTAccggagggagaccaggggggaggaggaggagaaggagaaggagaaggaggaggcaaacagggaggaggagagcaggaagcagggggagtccaggaaggaagaggaggggacaggggagagcaGGATCGAGATTAGGGAGCAGGAGatccaagaggaggaggaggagaaccaggaggaggagatccaagaagaggaggagatccaagcggaggaggaggagaaccaggaggaggaggaagtggatatccaagcggaagaggaggagaaccaggaggaggaggaagtggagatcCAAGAGGACAAAATG tcagtAGGAGGCCTGAAGGATTCTCAGGAGGAGACAATCAATG acTCCAGCTTTGTGGTTCCTGTGTCAGGTTTCCTCTGCAGACTCTGTCACAAGTTCTTCTATCTGGATTCCAGAGCCAGACTTTCTCACTGCAGATCCCCAGCTCACCTTCACAATGTCCAg AGGTATAACTCTCTGAGGAGATCAAGGAGCTCAGCTGGAGAAGATGTAGAAACACACACTAATCTGCCCCCAGACCAG GTCCCCAGACCAGGTCTAATCTGCCCCCAGACCAGGTCTAATCTGCCCCCAGACCAGCTGGACTGGGACCACACTGCCCCAACCTCACCCgggacaggaagttgggtcatctCCGTGACGATGGTGCCACATCAGAAGGGGTTGCAGACAGTGCCAGCTGTAAGGACACCTCAGAGATCTAGTGGGCTCTGA
- the ciz1b gene encoding cdkn1a interacting zinc finger protein 1b isoform X6 translates to MFNHYQQQKHPRAQPQQRNHGGSRPYPVRISGPRGCVCRPVNSLPLPRAPPNLLTHPLHLHTHPLMQGVEVRYQGRGPPGVLLSYITTEEERDDVEASLTPGPGLAPQHGQGKRPRMNGSEQPCRAVGGEQGNDAQVLTEEVGPGGGGCAGVEPTDALGDLSSQECSEQKPPAEGVGSSLKVTIQRSSESRAFSTGLEEASDTAPPSGQEGNSAAADRHYCHLCRTSCHSQQGFQSHMSSESHQQRGMEVQNQSSARLDGLLPHTHPPLQGSQADGVRGQGVQRWCATCQSPYRGDLILHRRTPEHKLCKQSSRPFCPACNRPFRTPRRFVEHMKSPEHKRQLEQLRQEAEPDVLEEELITLDAVGCFEGEQNYRRETRGEEEEKEKEKEEANREEESRKQGESRKEEEGTGESRIEIREQEIQEEEEENQEEEIQEEEEIQAEEEENQEEEEVDIQAEEEENQEEEEVEIQEDKMSVGGLKDSQEETINDSSFVVPVSGFLCRLCHKFFYLDSRARLSHCRSPAHLHNVQVHLHTLRGITL, encoded by the exons ATGTTTAACCATTACCAGCAACAAAAACATCCACGAGCACAGCCACAGCAAAGAAACCATGGAGGGAGTCG ACCCTACCCAGTGCGAATCTCTGGTCCTCGAGGCTGTGTCTGCCGCCCTGTCaactccctgcccctgcctcggGCTCCACCAAACCTCCtgacacaccccctccacctccacacgcACCCCCTGATGCAAGGTGTTGAGGTCAGGTACCAGGGCAGAG gTCCTCCTGGTGTGCTGCTGAGCTAcatcaccacagaagaagagagggatgacgtCGAGGCCTCTCTCACGCCAGGACCAGGGTTAGCACCCCAGCACGGCCAAGGTAAGAGGCCGAGGATGAACGG ATCAGAGCAGCCTTGTAGGGCTGTTGGTGGTGAGCAGGGAAATGATGCCCAGGTGCTAACAGAGGAGGTGGGGCCTGGAG GTGGAGGATGTGCAGGTGTTGAACCCACAGACGCCCTTGGAGATCTCTCATCACAGGAGTGCAGTGAGCAGAAgccaccagcagag ggggtgGGCTCGTCCCTGAAGGTCACCATCCAGAGGAGCAGTGAGAGTCGAGCGTTCAGCactgggctggaggaggccagcGACACGGCGCCTCCCTCAGGACAGGAGGGGAACAGCGCTGCTGCTGACAGACACTACTGCCACCTGTGTAGAACTTCCTGCCACAGCCAGCAG gggtTCCAGAGTCACATGAGCAGTGAGAGTCACCAGCAGCGAGGGATGGAGGTGCAGAACCAGAGCTCAGCCCGGCTGGACGGCCTgctgccccacacacaccctccactgcAGGGGAGCCAGGCTGATGG ggtcaggggtcaaggcgTGCAGCGGTGGTGTGCCACCTGCCAGTCCCCCTACAGGGGCGACCTCATCCTCCACCGTCGGACCCCGGAGCACAAG CTGTGTAAGCAGTCGTCACGGCCGTTCTGCCCGGCGTGTAACCGCCCCTTCCGGACGCCGCGGCGCTTCGTGGAACACATGAAGTCACCGGAACACAAACGCCAGCTGGAGCAG ctgcGTCAAGAGGCGGAGCCTGatgtcctggaggaggagcttaTCACGCTGGATGCGGTGGGTTGCTTCGAGGGGGAGCAGAACTAccggagggagaccaggggggaggaggaggagaaggagaaggagaaggaggaggcaaacagggaggaggagagcaggaagcagggggagtccaggaaggaagaggaggggacaggggagagcaGGATCGAGATTAGGGAGCAGGAGatccaagaggaggaggaggagaaccaggaggaggagatccaagaagaggaggagatccaagcggaggaggaggagaaccaggaggaggaggaagtggatatccaagcggaagaggaggagaaccaggaggaggaggaagtggagatcCAAGAGGACAAAATG tcagtAGGAGGCCTGAAGGATTCTCAGGAGGAGACAATCAATG acTCCAGCTTTGTGGTTCCTGTGTCAGGTTTCCTCTGCAGACTCTGTCACAAGTTCTTCTATCTGGATTCCAGAGCCAGACTTTCTCACTGCAGATCCCCAGCTCACCTTCACAATGTCCAggtacacctccacaccctcag AGGTATAACTCTCTGA
- the ciz1b gene encoding cdkn1a interacting zinc finger protein 1b isoform X1, translated as MFNHYQQQKHPRAQPQQRNHGGSRPYPVRISGPRGCVCRPVNSLPLPRAPPNLLTHPLHLHTHPLMQGVEVRYQGRGPPGVLLSYITTEEERDDVEASLTPGPGLAPQHGQGKRPRMNGSEQPCRAVGGEQGNDAQVLTEEVGPGGGGCAGVEPTDALGDLSSQECSEQKPPAEGVGSSLKVTIQRSSESRAFSTGLEEASDTAPPSGQEGNSAAADRHYCHLCRTSCHSQQGFQSHMSSESHQQRGMEVQNQSSARLDGLLPHTHPPLQGSQADGVRGQGVQRWCATCQSPYRGDLILHRRTPEHKLCKQSSRPFCPACNRPFRTPRRFVEHMKSPEHKRQLEQLRQEAEPDVLEEELITLDAVGCFEGEQNYRRETRGEEEEKEKEKEEANREEESRKQGESRKEEEGTGESRIEIREQEIQEEEEENQEEEIQEEEEIQAEEEENQEEEEVDIQAEEEENQEEEEVEIQEDKMSVGGLKDSQEETINDSSFVVPVSGFLCRLCHKFFYLDSRARLSHCRSPAHLHNVQRYNSLRRSRSSAGEDVETHTNLPPDQVPRPGLICPQTRSNLPPDQLDWDHTAPTSPGTGSWVISVTMVPHQKGLQTVPAVRTPQRSSGL; from the exons ATGTTTAACCATTACCAGCAACAAAAACATCCACGAGCACAGCCACAGCAAAGAAACCATGGAGGGAGTCG ACCCTACCCAGTGCGAATCTCTGGTCCTCGAGGCTGTGTCTGCCGCCCTGTCaactccctgcccctgcctcggGCTCCACCAAACCTCCtgacacaccccctccacctccacacgcACCCCCTGATGCAAGGTGTTGAGGTCAGGTACCAGGGCAGAG gTCCTCCTGGTGTGCTGCTGAGCTAcatcaccacagaagaagagagggatgacgtCGAGGCCTCTCTCACGCCAGGACCAGGGTTAGCACCCCAGCACGGCCAAGGTAAGAGGCCGAGGATGAACGG ATCAGAGCAGCCTTGTAGGGCTGTTGGTGGTGAGCAGGGAAATGATGCCCAGGTGCTAACAGAGGAGGTGGGGCCTGGAG GTGGAGGATGTGCAGGTGTTGAACCCACAGACGCCCTTGGAGATCTCTCATCACAGGAGTGCAGTGAGCAGAAgccaccagcagag ggggtgGGCTCGTCCCTGAAGGTCACCATCCAGAGGAGCAGTGAGAGTCGAGCGTTCAGCactgggctggaggaggccagcGACACGGCGCCTCCCTCAGGACAGGAGGGGAACAGCGCTGCTGCTGACAGACACTACTGCCACCTGTGTAGAACTTCCTGCCACAGCCAGCAG gggtTCCAGAGTCACATGAGCAGTGAGAGTCACCAGCAGCGAGGGATGGAGGTGCAGAACCAGAGCTCAGCCCGGCTGGACGGCCTgctgccccacacacaccctccactgcAGGGGAGCCAGGCTGATGG ggtcaggggtcaaggcgTGCAGCGGTGGTGTGCCACCTGCCAGTCCCCCTACAGGGGCGACCTCATCCTCCACCGTCGGACCCCGGAGCACAAG CTGTGTAAGCAGTCGTCACGGCCGTTCTGCCCGGCGTGTAACCGCCCCTTCCGGACGCCGCGGCGCTTCGTGGAACACATGAAGTCACCGGAACACAAACGCCAGCTGGAGCAG ctgcGTCAAGAGGCGGAGCCTGatgtcctggaggaggagcttaTCACGCTGGATGCGGTGGGTTGCTTCGAGGGGGAGCAGAACTAccggagggagaccaggggggaggaggaggagaaggagaaggagaaggaggaggcaaacagggaggaggagagcaggaagcagggggagtccaggaaggaagaggaggggacaggggagagcaGGATCGAGATTAGGGAGCAGGAGatccaagaggaggaggaggagaaccaggaggaggagatccaagaagaggaggagatccaagcggaggaggaggagaaccaggaggaggaggaagtggatatccaagcggaagaggaggagaaccaggaggaggaggaagtggagatcCAAGAGGACAAAATG tcagtAGGAGGCCTGAAGGATTCTCAGGAGGAGACAATCAATG acTCCAGCTTTGTGGTTCCTGTGTCAGGTTTCCTCTGCAGACTCTGTCACAAGTTCTTCTATCTGGATTCCAGAGCCAGACTTTCTCACTGCAGATCCCCAGCTCACCTTCACAATGTCCAg AGGTATAACTCTCTGAGGAGATCAAGGAGCTCAGCTGGAGAAGATGTAGAAACACACACTAATCTGCCCCCAGACCAG GTCCCCAGACCAGGTCTAATCTGCCCCCAGACCAGGTCTAATCTGCCCCCAGACCAGCTGGACTGGGACCACACTGCCCCAACCTCACCCgggacaggaagttgggtcatctCCGTGACGATGGTGCCACATCAGAAGGGGTTGCAGACAGTGCCAGCTGTAAGGACACCTCAGAGATCTAGTGGGCTCTGA
- the ciz1b gene encoding cdkn1a interacting zinc finger protein 1b isoform X4 produces MFNHYQQQKHPRAQPQQRNHGGSRPYPVRISGPRGCVCRPVNSLPLPRAPPNLLTHPLHLHTHPLMQGVEVRYQGRGPPGVLLSYITTEEERDDVEASLTPGPGLAPQHGQGKRPRMNGSEQPCRAVGGEQGNDAQVLTEEVGPGGGGCAGVEPTDALGDLSSQECSEQKPPAEGVGSSLKVTIQRSSESRAFSTGLEEASDTAPPSGQEGNSAAADRHYCHLCRTSCHSQQGFQSHMSSESHQQRGMEVQNQSSARLDGLLPHTHPPLQGSQADGVRGQGVQRWCATCQSPYRGDLILHRRTPEHKLCKQSSRPFCPACNRPFRTPRRFVEHMKSPEHKRQLEQLRQEAEPDVLEEELITLDAVGCFEGEQNYRRETRGEEEEKEKEKEEANREEESRKQGESRKEEEGTGESRIEIREQEIQEEEEENQEEEIQEEEEIQAEEEENQEEEEVDIQAEEEENQEEEEVEIQEDKMSVGGLKDSQEETINDSSFVVPVSGFLCRLCHKFFYLDSRARLSHCRSPAHLHNVQRYNSLRRSRSSAGEDVETHTNLPPDQV; encoded by the exons ATGTTTAACCATTACCAGCAACAAAAACATCCACGAGCACAGCCACAGCAAAGAAACCATGGAGGGAGTCG ACCCTACCCAGTGCGAATCTCTGGTCCTCGAGGCTGTGTCTGCCGCCCTGTCaactccctgcccctgcctcggGCTCCACCAAACCTCCtgacacaccccctccacctccacacgcACCCCCTGATGCAAGGTGTTGAGGTCAGGTACCAGGGCAGAG gTCCTCCTGGTGTGCTGCTGAGCTAcatcaccacagaagaagagagggatgacgtCGAGGCCTCTCTCACGCCAGGACCAGGGTTAGCACCCCAGCACGGCCAAGGTAAGAGGCCGAGGATGAACGG ATCAGAGCAGCCTTGTAGGGCTGTTGGTGGTGAGCAGGGAAATGATGCCCAGGTGCTAACAGAGGAGGTGGGGCCTGGAG GTGGAGGATGTGCAGGTGTTGAACCCACAGACGCCCTTGGAGATCTCTCATCACAGGAGTGCAGTGAGCAGAAgccaccagcagag ggggtgGGCTCGTCCCTGAAGGTCACCATCCAGAGGAGCAGTGAGAGTCGAGCGTTCAGCactgggctggaggaggccagcGACACGGCGCCTCCCTCAGGACAGGAGGGGAACAGCGCTGCTGCTGACAGACACTACTGCCACCTGTGTAGAACTTCCTGCCACAGCCAGCAG gggtTCCAGAGTCACATGAGCAGTGAGAGTCACCAGCAGCGAGGGATGGAGGTGCAGAACCAGAGCTCAGCCCGGCTGGACGGCCTgctgccccacacacaccctccactgcAGGGGAGCCAGGCTGATGG ggtcaggggtcaaggcgTGCAGCGGTGGTGTGCCACCTGCCAGTCCCCCTACAGGGGCGACCTCATCCTCCACCGTCGGACCCCGGAGCACAAG CTGTGTAAGCAGTCGTCACGGCCGTTCTGCCCGGCGTGTAACCGCCCCTTCCGGACGCCGCGGCGCTTCGTGGAACACATGAAGTCACCGGAACACAAACGCCAGCTGGAGCAG ctgcGTCAAGAGGCGGAGCCTGatgtcctggaggaggagcttaTCACGCTGGATGCGGTGGGTTGCTTCGAGGGGGAGCAGAACTAccggagggagaccaggggggaggaggaggagaaggagaaggagaaggaggaggcaaacagggaggaggagagcaggaagcagggggagtccaggaaggaagaggaggggacaggggagagcaGGATCGAGATTAGGGAGCAGGAGatccaagaggaggaggaggagaaccaggaggaggagatccaagaagaggaggagatccaagcggaggaggaggagaaccaggaggaggaggaagtggatatccaagcggaagaggaggagaaccaggaggaggaggaagtggagatcCAAGAGGACAAAATG tcagtAGGAGGCCTGAAGGATTCTCAGGAGGAGACAATCAATG acTCCAGCTTTGTGGTTCCTGTGTCAGGTTTCCTCTGCAGACTCTGTCACAAGTTCTTCTATCTGGATTCCAGAGCCAGACTTTCTCACTGCAGATCCCCAGCTCACCTTCACAATGTCCAg AGGTATAACTCTCTGAGGAGATCAAGGAGCTCAGCTGGAGAAGATGTAGAAACACACACTAATCTGCCCCCAGACCAGGTCTAA
- the ciz1b gene encoding cdkn1a interacting zinc finger protein 1b isoform X2: MFNHYQQQKHPRAQPQQRNHGGSRPYPVRISGPRGCVCRPVNSLPLPRAPPNLLTHPLHLHTHPLMQGVEVRYQGRGPPGVLLSYITTEEERDDVEASLTPGPGLAPQHGQGKRPRMNGSEQPCRAVGGEQGNDAQVLTEEVGPGGGGCAGVEPTDALGDLSSQECSEQKPPAEGVGSSLKVTIQRSSESRAFSTGLEEASDTAPPSGQEGNSAAADRHYCHLCRTSCHSQQGFQSHMSSESHQQRGMEVQNQSSARLDGLLPHTHPPLQGSQADGVRGQGVQRWCATCQSPYRGDLILHRRTPEHKLCKQSSRPFCPACNRPFRTPRRFVEHMKSPEHKRQLEQLRQEAEPDVLEEELITLDAVGCFEGEQNYRRETRGEEEEKEKEKEEANREEESRKQGESRKEEEGTGESRIEIREQEIQEEEEENQEEEIQEEEEIQAEEEENQEEEEVEIQEDKMSVGGLKDSQEETINDSSFVVPVSGFLCRLCHKFFYLDSRARLSHCRSPAHLHNVQRYNSLRRSRSSAGEDVETHTNLPPDQVPRPGLICPQTRSNLPPDQLDWDHTAPTSPGTGSWVISVTMVPHQKGLQTVPAVRTPQRSSGL, encoded by the exons ATGTTTAACCATTACCAGCAACAAAAACATCCACGAGCACAGCCACAGCAAAGAAACCATGGAGGGAGTCG ACCCTACCCAGTGCGAATCTCTGGTCCTCGAGGCTGTGTCTGCCGCCCTGTCaactccctgcccctgcctcggGCTCCACCAAACCTCCtgacacaccccctccacctccacacgcACCCCCTGATGCAAGGTGTTGAGGTCAGGTACCAGGGCAGAG gTCCTCCTGGTGTGCTGCTGAGCTAcatcaccacagaagaagagagggatgacgtCGAGGCCTCTCTCACGCCAGGACCAGGGTTAGCACCCCAGCACGGCCAAGGTAAGAGGCCGAGGATGAACGG ATCAGAGCAGCCTTGTAGGGCTGTTGGTGGTGAGCAGGGAAATGATGCCCAGGTGCTAACAGAGGAGGTGGGGCCTGGAG GTGGAGGATGTGCAGGTGTTGAACCCACAGACGCCCTTGGAGATCTCTCATCACAGGAGTGCAGTGAGCAGAAgccaccagcagag ggggtgGGCTCGTCCCTGAAGGTCACCATCCAGAGGAGCAGTGAGAGTCGAGCGTTCAGCactgggctggaggaggccagcGACACGGCGCCTCCCTCAGGACAGGAGGGGAACAGCGCTGCTGCTGACAGACACTACTGCCACCTGTGTAGAACTTCCTGCCACAGCCAGCAG gggtTCCAGAGTCACATGAGCAGTGAGAGTCACCAGCAGCGAGGGATGGAGGTGCAGAACCAGAGCTCAGCCCGGCTGGACGGCCTgctgccccacacacaccctccactgcAGGGGAGCCAGGCTGATGG ggtcaggggtcaaggcgTGCAGCGGTGGTGTGCCACCTGCCAGTCCCCCTACAGGGGCGACCTCATCCTCCACCGTCGGACCCCGGAGCACAAG CTGTGTAAGCAGTCGTCACGGCCGTTCTGCCCGGCGTGTAACCGCCCCTTCCGGACGCCGCGGCGCTTCGTGGAACACATGAAGTCACCGGAACACAAACGCCAGCTGGAGCAG ctgcGTCAAGAGGCGGAGCCTGatgtcctggaggaggagcttaTCACGCTGGATGCGGTGGGTTGCTTCGAGGGGGAGCAGAACTAccggagggagaccaggggggaggaggaggagaaggagaaggagaaggaggaggcaaacagggaggaggagagcaggaagcagggggagtccaggaaggaagaggaggggacaggggagagcaGGATCGAGATTAGGGAGCAGGAGatccaagaggaggaggaggagaaccaggaggaggagatccaagaagaggaggagatccaagcggag gaggaggagaaccaggaggaggaggaagtggagatcCAAGAGGACAAAATG tcagtAGGAGGCCTGAAGGATTCTCAGGAGGAGACAATCAATG acTCCAGCTTTGTGGTTCCTGTGTCAGGTTTCCTCTGCAGACTCTGTCACAAGTTCTTCTATCTGGATTCCAGAGCCAGACTTTCTCACTGCAGATCCCCAGCTCACCTTCACAATGTCCAg AGGTATAACTCTCTGAGGAGATCAAGGAGCTCAGCTGGAGAAGATGTAGAAACACACACTAATCTGCCCCCAGACCAG GTCCCCAGACCAGGTCTAATCTGCCCCCAGACCAGGTCTAATCTGCCCCCAGACCAGCTGGACTGGGACCACACTGCCCCAACCTCACCCgggacaggaagttgggtcatctCCGTGACGATGGTGCCACATCAGAAGGGGTTGCAGACAGTGCCAGCTGTAAGGACACCTCAGAGATCTAGTGGGCTCTGA